tgatggaatggctacaaagtaacaacacttggtcagcatctcattaggaacattcatgccatgtttggtttaattccatttagtggttctctaaaagaagacatttgtatgtacttccgatagggtcctatgttaaaccacGTCCCCacttgcggccatcttggatgatggattggctacaaagtaacaacacttgggcagcacctcataaggagcaTTCaggctatgtttggtttcattccattcagtggttctctaaaagaagtcatttgtatgcatttcccgtagggtcctatgttaaaccaagtcacccaactggcagccatcttggatgttggatgggctacaaagtaacaacacttagtcagcatctcataaggaacattcatgttatgtttggtaccattccatttagtggttctctaaaagaaaacatttatatgtatttcccatctggtcctttgttaaactaaatcccctgctggcggccatcttggatgacagatctgctacaaagtaacaaaacttggtcagcacctcataaggaacattcataatatgtttggtttcattccattcagtggttctctaaaagaagtcatttgtatgcatttcccatagggtcctatgttaaactaagtccaccactggtggccatcttggatgatggatcggctgcAAAGTaagaacacttggtcagcatctcataaggaacattcatgccatgtttggttacATTCCATTCAgaggttctctagaagaagttcaaaatgtaaaatatttacgCCGATGACGCACGACGGAcaccaaatgatgagaaaagcccacttggcccttcgggcaagGTAAGCTAAAAATTAAGACACCCTGTTCAATAGAACACAATTGATAAATAACAGTAAcacttttataaaatttcataattaaaaatcaaACGTTTCTAAAAAGACTTACCCGTATTACTGCATGAAATATATTAAacttgtttaaaacaaataaaaaaaatagcaggAAAACAACTTTTTCCTTgtgatcaaaatataaaaatatttagttaCTTCTTTAACAATCCATTAATGATTGAATTTAATGCCCAATATAATCTAATTCTACTACTACTTCTGATTCTTAATTTGTATTTACAGCATCTGTAATTCAATATAAGTGTAAGATAAACATTAATTTCTTTATTCTATATAATATGGACTTAATTAAGACCTTTGAGGGTATTATTGTCACGAGTGCTGTATTTATCCTTTAATCTAAAATCCAATCAATATATTCATCAAGAATGTTTAGTCTTACTCTAAGCTAAGAAATGTAATCTTTGATTACCCCTAAAGACATTTCATCTAAGATTAATCGCTCaaaaaaacaaagttcaattaatttaaaaaagaatgaaattaattctatatagatataagaagatgtggtgtgagtgccaatgagacaactctccatccaagtcacaatttgtaaatcaTTACAGGTGAAAGTACCGTCTTCGAcccagagccttggctcacacggacAAGCATTGTTTAAGATTCTTTGCTATATCTATCAATTTATTTGCCAACCATTTTCCTTGTTAATTCTGCTATAAGTTGTTTGTTTAAACTCATAAATGTTCTATGTCTCACAACCTCTGCCATATGATTCTGCATAAAAAGTTCACAAACATCTTTCATGTTATCTGAAATCATAAAACTAATATTTAAATGATTATATTATGAGgagtatttttcatttaaaatgttcAATCAAGTGATGGAAGGATACTGTTTATTTATGTACGcaagaaaataaaagaacagGATTTAAAGTTCATCTGTCAATGCACACACATATTGTATCTgtccaagggaaataactccataTGTTAGTGTGAGATCACTTACAATACCATACTCCATGTAATGTTTGTTTCCAAGTGGCATTACAACAAACTTTAAAACAGCTCATCAGCTATTTTTTTCAAACCCTTGAtaaagatttcataaaaaattgacaaGGTGTAAGAGTTCTTATGATGGAATTTTCCTTTCCACTAAAAAATATGTCTTTTGGTACTTGTCAAATACAATAATTTTTAGATAATATTCATTTCCAAGGGATATATTGATTTTCAAGTGGATGatatttatgataatttatattttcaaaggaCATATTAACTACTTTAAAAATAGTTGATTGGCActgattttaaaatttgtacTGGTGATATAAACCTTTGATCAATatgaatttcataaaaatctggcaagaattgtaccggtgatataaacatttgatcaatatgaatatttcataaaaatctggcaagaattgtaccggTGATAAAAACAAACTAAGACAGATGTGTTGGTCGACTTACCACTAACAGGAAGTGCATGTATCACTTTCAGATAAATATCTATAACATTGTCAGTTGTTAATGAAGTACTCAGTTGTAAGACTGCCAGGGCCTTCAAACCATCCATAGAAAATCTATCAGCTACTATAAAACAAGGATAATTAGCATTATATAAAAATACACCAAATGTTCCTCCCCCCCTTACATAAATGTTGTAAGTTATTGTGAGGAATTGAATGAGTATAAATATAAATTACTAAATAGTATTTTAAATTAACTTGACATGTTTAATAGACTTTGATCTTTggatatttaatattttcatgacTGAAATAGTTAGATTTTAATATGTAAATGTAATTTTAATACAATCTCCAGGCAGAATATTaaataaactgcagtttaaatggaatttaataaacaattcaaagcttcttttgaattttcattatcattatcaatatagaaaaaaattgttatacACGTATTAAAAGATTTTTTCTGTGGAATGTGAATTTTTAGTGAAGTGTTTTATACTGAATAGTAGGCACattgatatatttgtaattacTTTCCAATATATCCAATAAATAgggaaaaatatatcataaacttacATCTCCAGACATGTGGTAGAACATGTGGTGAACACTGTGGTCGAATTCTGTGTGTGTATACATAATGTAATACAACGGCAAATACTCCTGGCTCCACATCCTTCAATTTGATTGGTGACTGAGCctaaattgacaaaaataaacatgGTTATTAAAGTTTCAATTagctaaaatatataaatgttatttaacCTTCTTTCATGACAGGCATTTTTGATACTCATACAATATGCAAataaaattaagatattttataCCCCATTCAATTAACCTTtcaaacaaacaatacatttctattgaattaaaaaaaaaccatgctgCCACATGGTTTcttgaaaatattctttaaaactcaaacaaaaaaatgtaaaagttttaaaGCACAAAATTATCATAAAGGCAAtggtgaaaatattaaaattgtccTAACATgacttttcaatttttcattacAACGAAGATATAAGAGTCTCTCTGTGAGTTTCCTTTAAAATAGCTTTACCTGTGTTTGTTGTTGATGGTGATATTACCTGTGTTGGTTGTAAATGGTGATATAACCTGTGATTGTTAGCAGTGGTGATATTTCCTGTGTTGGTTGTTGATGGTGATATTACCTGTGTTGGTTGTAAATGGTGATATTACCTGTGATTGTGAGTGATGGTGATATGCCTGTGTTTGTTGTTGGTTGTGATGTTACCTGTGTTTGTTGTTGGTGGTGATATTACCTGTGTTGGTTGTAAATGATGATATTACCTGTGATTGATAGTGGTGGTGATATTACCTGAGTTTGCTGTTGGTGGTGATATTAAATCTGTAGGTTGTTGGTATTGCCTGTGTTTGTTGTTGATGGTGATATATCCTGTGACTGTTGTAGTGATGTTACATGTGATTTTTGTTGGAGGTGATATTACCTGTGTTGGTTGTTGGTTGTTGAGGGTGTTGTCACCTGTGTTTGTTGTCAGTGGTGATATTACACATGTCTTTTGTTGGTAGTGATATTACTTGTGATTGTTGTTGGAGGTAATATTACATGTGTTGGTTGGTGGTGATATAACATGTGGTTGTTGTTGGTGGTGGTGATAAGACCTGTGTTTGTTGTTAGATGTTATTACCCGTGTTTGTTGTTGGTGGTTATATTACTTATGTTCATAGTTAATGGTGATGTAACCTGTAATTTTTGTTGATGGTGATATTACCTGTGTTTGATGTTGGTGGTGATAAAACATGAGTTTGCTGTTGGTGGTGATATTACCTGTGTTTGTTGTTGATGGTGATGTTACCTGTGATTGTTGTTGGTGATATTACTTGTGTTTGTTGTTGGTGATGATATTACCTATGTTTGTTGTTGATGGTGATGTTACCTGCAATTGCTGTTGATGGTGATGTTACCTGTATTTGTTGGTGATATTACCTGTGTTTGTTGTTGGTGGTGATATTACCTGTGATTATTTGTTGTTGGTGATGTTACCTGTATTTGTTGTTGATGGTGATGTTACCTGTGatttttgttgatggtgatgctACCTGTGATTGTTGTTGCTGATATAACCTGTGTTTATTGTTGGTGGTGATACTAGCTGTTTGTTGTTGATGGTGATGTTACCTGTGTTAGTTGTTGATGGTGATGTTACCTGTGATTGTTGTTGGTGATATAACATGTGTTTATTGTTGGTGGTGATACAAGCTGTTTGTTTTTGGTGGTGATGTTACctgtgtttgttgtttgttgtgaTATTGCCTGTGTTTACTTGTTGATGGTGATGTTACCTGTGATTGTTGTTGGtgatataaaatgtgtttattgttGGTGGTGATACAAGCTGTTTGTTGTTGGTGGTGATGTTACCTGTGTTTGTTGTTGGTCGCGATATTGCCTGTGTTTACTTGTCGATGGTGATGTTACCTGTGATTGTTGTTTGTGATATTACTTGTGTTTATTGTTAGTGGTGATACTAGCTATGTGTTGATGGTGGTGATGTTACCTGTGTTTGTTGTTGATAGTGATATCACTTGTGATTGTTGTTGGTGATATTTCCTGTGTTTGTTGTTGGTGGTGATGTTACCTGTGTTTGTTGTTGATAGTGATGTCACCTGTGATTGTTGTTGGTGATATTACCTTTGTTTGTTGTTGGTGGTGATGTTTCCCGTGTTTGTTGTTGGTTGTGATATTACCCGTGTTTGTTGTTCGTGGTGATGTTACCAGTGTTTGTTGTTGGTCGTGATATTACCTGTGATtatttgatgatggtgatgttaCCTGTATTTGTTGTTGATGGTGATATTACCTGTGTTGGTTGTTGGTGGTTATATTTCCAGTGTTGGTTGTTGGTGGTGATGTTACCTGTGTTTGTTGTTGATCGTGATATTACCTGTGTTGGTTGTTGGTGGTTATATTTCCAGTGTTGGCTGTTGGTGGTGATGTTACCTGTGTTTGTTGTTGGTGGTTATATTTCCAGTGTTGGTTGTTGGTGGTGATGTTACCTGTGTTTGTTGTTGATGGTGATATTACCTGTGTTGGGTTGTTGGTGGTGATGTTACCAGTGTTTGTTGTTGGTCCTGATATTACCTGTGATTATTTGTTGATGGTGATGTTACCTGTATTTGTTGTTGATAGTGATATTACCTGTGTTGGTTGTTGGTGGTTATATTTCCAGTGTTGGTTGTTGGTGGTGATGTTACCTGTGTTTGTTGTTGGTGGTTATATTTCCAGTGTTGGTTGTTGGTGGTGATGTTACCTGTGTTTGTTGGTGTTGGTGATATTACCTGTGATTATTTGTTGTTGGTGATGTTACCTGTATTTGTTGTTGATGGTGATGTTACCTGTGatttttgttgatggtgatgctACCTGGGATTGTTGTTGCTGATATAACCTGTGTTTATTGTTGGTGGTGATACTAGCTGTTTGTTGTTGATGGTGATGTTACCTGTGTTAGTTGTTGATGGTGATGTTATCTGTGATTGTTGTTGGTGATATAACATGTGTTTATTGTTGGTGGTGATACAAGCTGTTTGTTGTTGGTGGTGATGTTACctgtgtttgttgtttgttgtgaTATTGCCTGTGTTTACTTGTTGATGGTGATGTTACCTGTGATTGTTGTTGGtgatataaaatgtgtttattgttGGTGGTGATACAAGCTGTTTGTTGTTGGTGGTGATGTTACCTGTGTTTGTTGTTGGTCGCGATATTGCCTGTGTTTACTTGTCGATGGTGATGTTACCTGTGATTGTTGTTTGTGATATTACTTGTGTTTATTGTTAGTGGTGATACTAGCTATGTGTTGATGGTGGTGATGTTACCTGTGTTTGTTGTTGATAGTGATATCACTTGTGATTGTTGTTGGTGATATTTCCTGTGTTTGTTGTTGGTGGTGATGTTACCTGTGTTTGTTGTTGATAGTGATGTCACCTGTGATTGTTGTTGGTGATATTACCTTTGTTTGTTGTTGGTGGTGATGTTTCCCGTGTTTGTTGTTGGTTGTGATATTACCCGTGTTTGTTGTTCGTGGTGATGTTACCAGTGTTTGTTGTTGGTCGTGATATTACCTGTGATtatttgatgatggtgatgttaCCTGTATTTGTTGTTGATGGTGATATTACCTGTGTTGGTTGTTGGTGGTTATATTTCCAGTGTTGGTTGTTGGTGGTGATGTTACCTGTGTTTGTTGTTGATCGTGATATTACCTGTGTTGGTTGTTGGTGGTTATATTTCCAGTGTTGGTTGTTGGTGGTGATGTTACCTGTGTTTGTTGTTGGTGGTTATATTTCCAGTGTTGGTTGTTGGTGGTGATGTTACCTGTGTTTGTTGTTGATGGTGATATTACCTGTGTTGGGTTGTTGGTGGTGATGTTACCAGTGTTTGTTGTTAGTCCTGATATTACCTGTGATTATTTGTTGATGGTGATGTTACCTGTATTTGTTGTTGATAGTGATATTACCTGTGTTGGTTGTTGGTGGTTATATTTCCAGTGTTGGTTGTTGGTGGTGATGTTACCTGTGTTTGTTGTTGGTGGTTATATTTCCAGTGTTGGTTGTTGGTGGTGATGTTACCTGTGTTTGTTGGTGTTGGTGATATTACCTGTGTTGGCAATTGGTTGTGATATTGAGCAGGTCCAGGCACTGGTCCAGAGGGTATAGCAGGTTGGTACTGAGTAAGAGAATCATATGATGGGAGCGCATTATACAACTGTTTAGGTGGGTACACTGCTTCAGATTGTAGGGGAGGGGCAGTTGGTTGAGTTGTTCCTTGTCCACCAGCCTAAAGGAAGATAAAATTATACTCATACATATATAACTGAATTAGGTGTGTCTagtcttttaaatttatttacaaccTTCCTAAAATTTAGGTCATTCAGAAGTCAATATATGATATAGTCACACTTGTATTGTGGTAGACAGCATTATGTACATCTCTCTGCCTTTGATTTTGATGACAGAGAGACATTGGGTAGTTTTTCTTGTGTGTCTTatgattttttgtattatttccttTAAATCAATTTTGACTCTGAACAATTTATGGCCTTTGACCTATGATACTTTCACCTGAATTTTATTCCAGACAATTGACCTCTAGATATTATGTGAACTTATTATTGTTATCTCATTCATGAAAACCAACATATCcaatttcatcattttctaaACATTTTCCTATGCTTTCttacaatttgatattaaatctTACCTTTAAAGCATTTTCTTCAAAATGAACCATAGCCCTAAAGTATTCTGATCTGACACACAAGATGGCTTTGTGAGCAAGGAATTTAACTCCATTTACATCAAACTGGATATCACTATACATTGAACTATTGACAAGTTTGGCTAAATCATTCGTAATATCATCTGGTGCTGGTGGGATGGCTAAAATAAATCAGAATTTTTGTATTATCATATTATAGATGTATAATGAAACACAAAGTGTACAttcatttaaagaaatataaagaaatgatGCAGTTTCCCACTGGCTTTGATTAAAATATAGTGACAGGAGTTTTAATAGGGTGCACCTAAAGAACTAAAGAAATATACCCGTAATGtgcttattaatatttttaataaaacttgtaATATTACAAAAAGAACAAGTATGCAAACTGTTCAAATCCAAAGTCATCTGTAAAATGTTTacggttataaaaaaaaaattccattcaATCTTGTGTTTGGTAATTTGAAAAGTAAACTTTGGCAAACTTTGGCAACAAAGTGTGAAACAATGTTTATTCATAATAATGAAAGAACACAGGGGAAAATCTGAATGGAAAATGTAgttaaactagatgtgtcaaagcgacatgaATGGCCcctctcaaaaagttgaaaaatctgcaatttcaatataaacacataaGGACACAAATATGATGATAGTCTCACATAttaaaaatcagctcaaaatctggaggcgtctAGAAAAAAGTCCATACAACTGTGATTACAACAAAGTTGTAAACCGCTAATTTtggatctgtaactcatcatggtaagCTCACATTCCAAAAATTAGCCCAATATCtaaaagcatttagaaaaaaagtctgtataactgtgattttcaaaaaattattaaagtcCAAAGCACGAAATTACAGAAAAAATTAgccgagcggaacaaaacttaaacttgatctgtaactaaTCATTGGTaagctcacataccaaaaatcagcccaatatcagAAAGCATTTAGAAataaagtctgtataactgtgattttcaacaatttatcaaagtccatagcccgtaatttcggcaaaattagacgagcagaacaaaacttaaacttgatctgtaactcttcttggttaactcacatgacAAAAATTATTATTATCTGAAAGCGTGTAGAAAACAAGTCCGTTTAACTGtgcttttcaacaatttatcaaagtccaaagcctgttaTTGCGGTAAAAATTAGCGGAGCGCAACGAAACTTAaccttgatctgtaactcatcatggttaaatcacataccaaaaatcagcccaatatccaaaggcgtttagaaaaaaagtctgtataatggtttgttgcagaattacggaattacggataaaagaaaactataaaaatattaaaactgtcAACTTATAGTTATAAATAATGCATATCTTAAGGTTTTACTTGCCGTATAACATCCTcaggtgaattttttttttaactgtagaCATTTTACAGATGGCTTTGAATTTGAAGAATTGAATATCAGGTCTGTCTTATAATTAATTACTTTCAATTTGGTGTTGAAAATAAAGTTCATTTGTGTAAGATAGTTTTTATTTGCAGATTGTTTTGCTACTTCTTTGTTTCTTTTGGAAACCAATTTTAATTGTATTTCTATGTTTTCATAAAAgtcaaaagaataaaaaatgattgagaatttttaaaaacttttgtccCTTTTTATAATCTAGATCAGTTTTTCTAATTGGATCATACATATGAACAGCTTCAAAAACATGTCTATGAGTTGAATCTTTTATTGCATATTTAATTAATCAATTGTGGATaccaaataataaatatttttttataactaaatttaAAGGGATTTCCAGTTTATATCAAAAGTACAGACACTTTTTTATATTGCTTTAACTTACTtaccaaaattgaacttagttccTGAGATTTTGATGGCATCAATTTCTACCCATGATCCAGACACAGTACAATCAACATTTATTCTCAGTAGGTTACATTGAAAACTCAATTTCTGTAGAAATAACAAAATAGAAAAGTTGTACGTGTACTTAAATACGAGTAtctggtattttatttttttgttatattgtacattatataaagtaaaataataaaaccaTAAAAGTATTTACATAACAAAAAGTGATGCTTTTTTTTGCTGTGTTAGTGGtttttggctgttttctgctcattGATCCAACAggttgttgttgtctctttgacacattccccattccccaTTTTATATTGATGCAGTAAAGTACCAACTGAGACATTTTTAAACAAGGTCCTTAAATTGCTCTAGCTAGCTATCAAAATGTGTATGTCTTACAGATATTTTTTCCAGGTTAAGGAATATTAATCATGATATAGTAGcattaacaaatatttgttttataaatgaatgAGAATATTACTAGTACATTTCATGCTGTCAACCAGTTTATAAGATACAAACTATTTATTTATGACTATTACACTTGTAATCATGCCAACTCTTTTCTCAATGACATGATTTGTGATGTTATAGTTGTTTTGTATTTGTAGGCTATATTTGTGGTTATGTTACTAAGCAGTGAAGTGCATATGCCTATGCAGAGGTTAAATTCAATACAGAATGGAAAAAATTAAATCATGGTTTCAAatttactgtagattcatttatttttgtgggtattaattttcataaattggggaaaacttgcattttcgtggatatttcatttcttggttttgccaatctctgaaTACAAAGCCTATAGTGTATTTGTAattcattaaatatataaatttgtggttcacctgtacccatgaatcccacaaaaattggtatccaatgaataataatgaaccaACAGTAAGTGAAAAACTGAGTTATCACATGGTCCTTTTATATTGAACTTTTCAGAAATTTTACACAGTTCTTAAGTAGGATGGGTAATTGTTACATAAAACTTTGATTTAGCTTAAACACTAATAGTATTAAAGGGTCTTTGCTATCTGCTGATTACATACTAGCAATGAACTTTCCAGTTTATATTCATTCAATTCCATATTGTTTCTTTTAGTTCCAACTTAAGTATAAATcaacatgcttgaaattctaccTGAAATGATGGTGAAAATATCCTACTGCTGTTCTGACATATAACCCTTTCTGTCTCCCATACGGTACACCACTCTCCATTTGGACGTTTGGCTAAAATTTTCTTTACCGCTCCTGCATGATATGTctcataaatatgtattttttctatgAAAATCTTTTCTGCAAATTCGACCTAAAACAGGATAAGaacaatatatatttgatattttagaacATTTAGGGAAATTAagtcttttatattttaatgtttaacaGTCTGATATGAGAGGTAGGTGTCTAAATTTGAATAGCGATAGGTCCAGAACAAATTGCCACACACACCAGATGCTGATCCAGGATTTTAAAAAGGGAGAACAAcaaactatgaaattttaggaGTGGAAcatagtaagtaagtaagtaagtaaattttatttatagttgGGCATGACATTTACAATTCAaggtaaacatgtaaaaaaaatgtatgcattgAACATATATGTAGCTCCATAAGAGAGTCAAGAGCTCCCTACACACTGCCTTCCCCCATTACAACATAATCAAGATGCAGAATTTCATTTCATCACTGTTGCAaaaaaatttgtatgtatttctacAGACAACATTAAAATTTCTTCTTACTATCAAACATACTTTTAAGGCACAACACTTATTAAAATCATGGATACAGTTATATGAAATGTACCTCAACAAACTGATTAGCATCTGTGGTCCCCTGGGCCCATGATCCTGCTATATCACCATACCTTGGATAGACTCTTGGTTCTCCAGCAATACAAGATGCAGGCCacctaacaaattaaaaatactcATGACAAACATATCTTCAGATGAAAACTAAAAGTTAGGAAAAAAATCAGCCTAAAAATATAGCTGGAAAGAATATCTATTCACCATCAAAAGTTACACAGCCATTCACTATGCAGAAAGGCATAAATTACAGCAAAAGAAAATGCTTCTGGAAATACAATTAACAATCATAAtaatcagtcagagctcagacataaacaagtcgtAATCTGTTTTTCGACTTACAGAAgtcaaaatatgcatttttcataaaaatgtgtttcatttatgtaagtcagaaaatgacagacttCTTTACGTCTAtttatgtttatgaaaaaattatttcatttactgGTCAAAACCACCTATGACATCATAAACCTGTCTGAAGGTTCACATGAGCTATCGTTgtttaattatctaattgaacatttttacctaACATAAGATTATTTTCCTCATTTGGTGTGGCCATAGATAGTTGCATTATAAAGTAAataaacattatttctgtttttttaggCTCTcatgcatatttttctttagaagacaaagcattgtctttcaatACTGTCATAAtttcatatacaaataaatattttattggcacaaactcaatTACAATAATTTGCAACGGCCCATACAACTAGTATACTAATAGTAATTAATGATGCAGCAATTAAACAATACTACATAGCATATCATTGGGCACATTTCGAACAATGAAATGTgcagttataaatatcaatatataatagATTAATTTGTAAGAATAGATTACAGACATAAGTATATTGTATGTTATAGCTTCAAATTGTTCATATTACTCATTTATAAGTACATTTTTCCTTAATTCAAATGATTGATTaataaaagatgatattaatCTAAGTGTTTTTCTACACTTGTTATTAagtaatattttgatatattcatCCTCAGTTTTGGAttgtttgtcataatttttaaaataggacaattttgatataagaacgtttctttgtgattcatattttgtgcagtgcaagataaaatgtttttcgtcttctatatttttattatgacataatttGCACAACCCTTCTTCTCTGTTAACTTGCATGTATCTACCTCTTTCAATTTCAAGATTGTGTGCACTTAGCCTTAGTTTTGCCAAAGGTGCCGTATCTTTCAGCATATTCAATTGGTCAACATAGTGTGCacgtttatttgaaaaacaaaaatgtcgaAAAAATGATAGTTTAACTGTTTTGATGATTCTGTAATATATGAATTCTGTTCTTGTAAAATTTGGTCATGAATTCGTTGTTTAATTTGAGCAAGCATAGGTGTAATAGGTAAATTAAAAGATGTTAAATATGAGAAACCCAGATTATGGATACATTTCTTCATATTACTTGTCCATAGGTTGTTTTCTCTTGTTTGAATAAATATGTCATGAGCTAAGATTTTGTTAGATGAGATTAAATGATCTAAAAATTTCATGGAAGACAACAAAATTTTAGCTTTTAAGGGGAGTTTACCAAGCTCACTGCGACATGCATGGTTGGAAGTTTATATTGATGCATGACCATTACATAAATATGCATGGGTCTTGAAGTTGaccaatttttgttaatttattggctTGTAGGAGTCCAGATTTGCAGCTTTTTTATTAAGGTCCAATATTTTTATCTTAACACTAATCAACTTATTGAAGTCATAAATTGTCTTaaattaaagggagacaaatctttGAATctacaaatttagacctctatgagtccATTTATTCATGCCTTTGTGAATATGtttgtacatgcattatttcttaTTTGTTATACTGTTGTACTATCATGCCTCATGTGAggcctttagtgaaataaaatgtttcaatttttttatgtttcaatGAGTTAAAAGCAGCtttagacttatttatgtctgagctctgactgataaTAATATGATTATATTGCTTTAATGGGGCTGTTGTAATACCACAGTACTTAAATGGTTGCACTAAaattgtaaatacagctgtttcttaaACCATgtctcttttggggagatatatactATTCATAGATAATGTGCTTTGTTGatgtactggttcccagatatcaTCTCTATGCTTCATCTCATAGAAACTATCTTCTGGGACTGTTACCAGTATAAAAACTTATTGTTGCAGTAAAAATTGAATTCTGAAGTAGGCAACACGTGAAGGTATTGGC
This genomic window from Mytilus galloprovincialis chromosome 9, xbMytGall1.hap1.1, whole genome shotgun sequence contains:
- the LOC143046075 gene encoding uncharacterized protein LOC143046075 isoform X1 — its product is MKKVRERVMQTAMTGEVKEQWVSRVISYSSQYNNGNWAADSVIGKPRVYPKYGDIPGAWAQGKKDSKQFIEVEFEQEMYIQKIEIYETYHAGAVKTISARKPDNGYEVIWKTKSVTNINSSRIFSPNFKALSFLCKVLRIDIDCLASKSWVEIDSIKITGTVPHPHNQTTPLPAINSQPVHNPNNVDQWVSRVVNYSSEYDDNSWPASCIAGEPRVYPRYGDIAGSWAQGTTDANQFVEVEFAEKIFIEKIHIYETYHAGAVKKILAKRPNGEWCTVWETERVICQNSSRIFSPSFQKLSFQCNLLRINVDCTVSGSWVEIDAIKISGTKFNFAIPPAPDDITNDLAKLVNSSMYSDIQFDVNGVKFLAHKAILCVRSEYFRAMVHFEENALKAGGQGTTQPTAPPLQSEAVYPPKQLYNALPSYDSLTQYQPAIPSGPVPGPAQYHNQLPTQAQSPIKLKDVEPGVFAVVLHYVYTHRIRPQCSPHVLPHVWRLADRFSMDGLKALAVLQLSTSLTTDNVIDIYLKVIHALPVSDNMKDVCELFMQNHMAEVVRHRTFMSLNKQLIAELTRKMVGK
- the LOC143046075 gene encoding uncharacterized protein LOC143046075 isoform X2 is translated as MQTAMTGEVKEQWVSRVISYSSQYNNGNWAADSVIGKPRVYPKYGDIPGAWAQGKKDSKQFIEVEFEQEMYIQKIEIYETYHAGAVKTISARKPDNGYEVIWKTKSVTNINSSRIFSPNFKALSFLCKVLRIDIDCLASKSWVEIDSIKITGTVPHPHNQTTPLPAINSQPVHNPNNVDQWVSRVVNYSSEYDDNSWPASCIAGEPRVYPRYGDIAGSWAQGTTDANQFVEVEFAEKIFIEKIHIYETYHAGAVKKILAKRPNGEWCTVWETERVICQNSSRIFSPSFQKLSFQCNLLRINVDCTVSGSWVEIDAIKISGTKFNFAIPPAPDDITNDLAKLVNSSMYSDIQFDVNGVKFLAHKAILCVRSEYFRAMVHFEENALKAGGQGTTQPTAPPLQSEAVYPPKQLYNALPSYDSLTQYQPAIPSGPVPGPAQYHNQLPTQAQSPIKLKDVEPGVFAVVLHYVYTHRIRPQCSPHVLPHVWRLADRFSMDGLKALAVLQLSTSLTTDNVIDIYLKVIHALPVSDNMKDVCELFMQNHMAEVVRHRTFMSLNKQLIAELTRKMVGK